From Stenotrophomonas nitritireducens, the proteins below share one genomic window:
- a CDS encoding fimbrial protein produces MSLISGLWRNRRLFACALGGMLLAPGVQARCALNPGPFVPQDVQMDMGQVIILPGLPVGGLIKELVVVINERAGAAQCSTAGSAIGIFNNAAQRVPVPGFSNVFATDVVGVGIRVYRDSGDIKAFYPHTLLLPSSNSVRLAGGTFRVELIKTAAVTGSGLIAPAGRFTTYYFDGDGPTKPVLVSTFKGSGTTVVNPTCSVQAGSRNIVVEFGSVPASTFSGVGSRAADRDFDIRLACQGSNVAQFQSRIGIRLDAAQDSSNLPGVLPLTAATNAATGIAIELVQRAGTAERQVRFAQNIDLGLSVPGPSTMSLPLRARYIQTRAGRVTPGKANGTATFTIQYN; encoded by the coding sequence ATGTCGTTGATCAGTGGCCTGTGGCGCAATCGTCGCCTGTTTGCCTGCGCACTCGGTGGGATGTTGCTGGCGCCGGGAGTGCAGGCCCGGTGTGCACTCAACCCGGGGCCATTCGTGCCGCAGGATGTGCAGATGGACATGGGGCAGGTGATCATCCTGCCGGGCCTGCCGGTAGGCGGGCTGATCAAGGAACTGGTGGTGGTTATCAACGAGCGTGCGGGGGCGGCGCAATGCAGCACCGCTGGCAGTGCCATCGGCATCTTCAACAACGCGGCGCAACGCGTTCCCGTGCCGGGTTTCAGCAATGTGTTTGCAACGGATGTTGTTGGTGTTGGCATCCGCGTCTACCGTGATTCGGGTGACATCAAAGCGTTCTACCCGCATACGTTGCTGCTGCCCAGCAGCAACAGCGTGCGTCTGGCAGGTGGCACATTCCGTGTGGAGCTGATCAAGACGGCGGCGGTAACGGGTTCAGGCCTGATTGCTCCGGCCGGCAGATTCACCACCTATTACTTCGATGGTGATGGGCCCACCAAACCCGTGCTTGTTTCGACTTTCAAGGGCTCGGGCACGACAGTGGTCAATCCAACCTGTTCGGTGCAGGCGGGTAGCCGCAACATCGTGGTGGAGTTTGGTTCGGTGCCGGCCAGCACCTTCAGCGGTGTGGGCAGCCGGGCTGCTGACCGTGATTTCGACATCCGCCTGGCGTGCCAAGGCAGCAATGTCGCACAGTTCCAGAGCAGGATCGGTATTCGCCTGGACGCTGCCCAGGACAGCTCCAACCTGCCTGGGGTGCTGCCACTGACCGCGGCTACGAATGCGGCAACAGGTATTGCCATTGAGTTGGTGCAGCGTGCCGGCACTGCCGAGCGGCAGGTGCGCTTTGCCCAGAACATCGACCTGGGCCTTAGCGTACCCGGGCCGAGCACCATGAGCCTGCCGTTGCGCGCGCGCTACATCCAGACCCGTGCCGGCAGGGTGACGCCGGGCAAGGCCAATGGCACGGCAACCTTTACCATCCAGTACAACTAG
- a CDS encoding NCS2 family permease produces the protein MSLLDRIFKLQHHGTSVRTEVLAGITTFLTMSYIVFVNPEILGTTGMDPGAVFVATCLAAAIGSAVMALAANYPVGMAPGMGLNAFFAFTVVGAAGLPWQQALAAVFISGVVFWVLSLTGIRAWLVAGIPASLRSAIVAGIGLFLAIIALQKSNVIVANEDTMLTLGPLNTAPPLLALGGFLLIAVLEARKVRGAILIGILAVTGVGWAIGSVQYQGIVSLPPSLAPTFLQLDLPGLLHHDGGAPLAVLLQVVLVFVLVEVFDATGTLYGVLGRAGLLKLEDGKKRFSRALLADSSAIVAGSLLGTSSTTAFAESASGVQVGGRTGLTALVVAALFLAALLFSPLAAMVPSYATAPALLFVAGLMLRELVEVKWDDLTESVPAALCALAMPFTYSIANGLAFGFIAYAALKAGTGRWREVHPAVWLVAGLFVLRYALE, from the coding sequence ATGTCCCTGCTCGACCGCATCTTCAAGCTGCAACACCACGGCACCAGCGTCCGCACCGAGGTGCTGGCCGGCATCACCACCTTCCTGACGATGTCCTACATCGTCTTCGTCAACCCGGAAATCCTCGGCACCACCGGCATGGACCCGGGCGCGGTGTTCGTGGCGACCTGCCTGGCAGCGGCGATAGGTTCGGCGGTGATGGCGCTGGCTGCCAACTACCCGGTCGGCATGGCACCGGGCATGGGCTTGAATGCGTTCTTCGCCTTTACCGTGGTTGGCGCCGCCGGCCTGCCCTGGCAGCAGGCATTGGCGGCTGTCTTCATTTCCGGCGTGGTGTTCTGGGTGCTGTCGCTGACCGGCATCCGCGCCTGGCTGGTGGCCGGCATTCCCGCCTCGCTGCGTTCGGCCATCGTGGCCGGCATCGGCCTGTTCCTGGCCATCATCGCGTTGCAGAAATCGAACGTGATCGTCGCCAACGAAGACACCATGCTGACCCTGGGGCCGCTCAATACCGCGCCGCCGCTACTGGCGCTGGGCGGCTTCCTGCTGATCGCCGTCCTCGAGGCACGCAAGGTGCGTGGCGCCATTCTGATCGGCATCCTGGCCGTCACCGGCGTGGGCTGGGCGATTGGCTCAGTGCAGTACCAGGGCATTGTCTCGCTGCCCCCCAGCCTGGCCCCGACCTTCCTGCAGCTGGATCTGCCCGGCCTGCTGCACCACGACGGTGGCGCACCGCTGGCGGTGTTGCTGCAGGTGGTGCTGGTATTCGTGCTGGTGGAAGTATTCGATGCCACCGGCACCTTGTACGGCGTACTCGGCCGCGCCGGCCTGCTGAAACTGGAAGACGGCAAGAAGCGCTTCAGCCGCGCCCTGCTCGCCGACAGCAGCGCGATCGTTGCCGGCTCGCTGCTGGGCACCAGCTCCACCACCGCCTTCGCCGAAAGCGCTTCCGGCGTGCAGGTTGGCGGCCGCACCGGGCTGACCGCACTGGTGGTCGCCGCGTTGTTCCTGGCCGCCTTGCTGTTCTCGCCACTGGCGGCAATGGTGCCGTCCTATGCCACCGCGCCGGCATTGTTGTTCGTCGCCGGGCTGATGCTGCGCGAGCTGGTGGAAGTGAAGTGGGATGACCTGACCGAATCCGTACCCGCCGCGTTGTGTGCGCTGGCGATGCCCTTCACCTACTCCATTGCCAATGGCCTGGCCTTCGGCTTCATTGCCTACGCGGCATTGAAGGCCGGCACCGGCCGCTGGCGTGAAGTCCATCCGGCCGTGTGGCTGGTGGCTGGGCTGTTCGTATTGCGCTATGCGCTGGAGTGA
- a CDS encoding fimbrial protein — translation MRTVTLCVAFVLAAVPFASRAVDGTITFNGEITDKTCTIVTPQGTDFTVTLPTVSSSTLAAAGQVAGRTPFSINISDCNPGEVATYFEPGATVDLGSGRLNNAATTAAATKVQLQLLGANNLFLPVVSAGAGSTQANSQWVTVNAGGSADLNYFVEYYATGPSTPGEVTSSVKYTIIYN, via the coding sequence ATGCGCACTGTCACTCTCTGTGTAGCTTTCGTACTCGCGGCTGTTCCGTTCGCGTCACGCGCGGTCGATGGCACCATCACGTTCAACGGTGAAATCACCGACAAGACCTGCACCATCGTGACGCCGCAAGGTACCGATTTCACCGTTACCTTGCCGACCGTATCCAGCAGTACGCTCGCAGCGGCTGGCCAGGTTGCAGGGCGCACGCCGTTTTCGATCAATATTTCCGATTGCAATCCAGGCGAGGTGGCTACTTACTTCGAGCCTGGTGCGACCGTGGATCTTGGGTCCGGGCGTTTGAACAACGCGGCGACCACCGCTGCCGCGACGAAGGTCCAGTTGCAGTTGTTGGGCGCCAACAATCTGTTCCTGCCGGTGGTCAGTGCAGGTGCGGGCAGTACGCAGGCCAACTCGCAGTGGGTAACGGTCAATGCCGGCGGCTCGGCGGACCTGAACTACTTCGTCGAGTACTACGCCACCGGTCCTTCCACGCCGGGTGAAGTTACCAGCAGCGTCAAGTACACGATCATCTACAACTGA
- a CDS encoding DUF3667 domain-containing protein: MDRGILYSLKQLMGRPGRLLRDYIEGRRGNQVKPLLLITMMSALVLLLNRLVTGNSILDSGAPEVMFAGQALPAEVLRFVAASRTVAAWIESHFAAFTLLLLPIEALAFRLVFSRYSKLNYPEWLVMTTLLTVQAFVIWSLLVLLHRWVPNTQLLAGMLGMIYSVVSLVQFFQHRPTWSTVWRSLLALGLFSVVSAMLIFAATITVMALG; encoded by the coding sequence ATGGACCGCGGCATCCTGTACTCGCTCAAGCAGCTGATGGGCCGGCCGGGTCGCCTGCTGCGTGATTACATCGAAGGGCGGCGCGGCAACCAGGTCAAGCCACTGCTGCTGATCACGATGATGTCGGCGCTGGTGCTGCTGTTGAATCGTTTGGTTACCGGCAACAGCATCTTGGACAGCGGTGCACCCGAGGTAATGTTTGCCGGCCAGGCGTTGCCGGCGGAGGTGCTGCGGTTCGTGGCCGCATCGCGCACGGTTGCTGCCTGGATCGAGTCACACTTCGCTGCATTCACGCTGCTGTTGCTACCGATCGAAGCGCTGGCGTTCCGGTTGGTCTTCAGCCGTTACAGCAAGCTGAATTATCCCGAGTGGCTGGTGATGACCACGTTGCTCACGGTGCAGGCCTTTGTCATCTGGTCGCTGCTTGTATTGCTGCACCGCTGGGTGCCGAATACCCAGCTGCTGGCCGGCATGCTGGGCATGATCTACAGCGTGGTTTCGCTGGTGCAGTTCTTCCAGCATCGGCCGACATGGTCGACCGTGTGGCGCAGCCTGTTGGCACTGGGCTTGTTTTCGGTGGTCAGCGCGATGCTGATATTCGCTGCCACCATCACGGTGATGGCGCTTGGTTGA
- a CDS encoding fimbrial biogenesis chaperone gives MTIFLSRVLLAGLASVCPLQALAGVVINGTRVIYPAQAREVTVQVDNVGESPSLVQAWVDSGDQSQTAENSDAPFMLTPPISRVEPGRSQALRLVFTGADLPADRESVFWLNVLDVPPSPQAGGDEQNYLQVAFRSRIKLFYRPRGLPGTANEAPLALRWRHEGDVLRVSNSTPYNVTLAEVQVLDGGAQRSVEQQGKMIGPHQDLQLSVSGRVERVRFISINDYGGRAEHTVSVDAGG, from the coding sequence GTGACGATTTTCCTATCGAGAGTGCTGCTCGCCGGCCTGGCGTCCGTTTGCCCGCTGCAGGCGCTGGCAGGCGTAGTGATCAACGGTACGCGTGTGATCTACCCGGCCCAGGCCAGGGAAGTGACGGTGCAGGTGGACAACGTCGGGGAGTCTCCTTCGCTGGTGCAGGCCTGGGTCGACAGTGGCGACCAGAGCCAGACTGCGGAAAACAGCGACGCGCCCTTCATGCTGACGCCGCCCATCAGCCGGGTTGAACCCGGGCGCAGCCAGGCGTTGCGCCTGGTCTTCACCGGAGCGGACCTGCCAGCAGACCGCGAATCGGTGTTCTGGCTCAACGTATTGGATGTGCCGCCGTCGCCGCAGGCTGGCGGTGACGAGCAGAACTATCTGCAGGTGGCATTCCGCTCGCGGATAAAACTTTTCTACCGGCCGCGAGGCTTGCCAGGCACTGCCAATGAGGCGCCGCTTGCACTGCGCTGGCGTCATGAAGGTGACGTGCTGCGCGTAAGCAATTCGACGCCCTACAACGTGACATTGGCTGAGGTGCAGGTGCTCGATGGTGGTGCACAGCGCAGCGTGGAGCAGCAGGGAAAAATGATCGGACCGCACCAGGACCTGCAGTTGAGTGTGAGTGGCAGGGTCGAGCGCGTGCGATTCATCAGTATCAATGACTACGGTGGACGGGCCGAGCATACCGTCAGCGTCGACGCGGGCGGCTGA
- a CDS encoding fimbria/pilus outer membrane usher protein, giving the protein MIESRSGVTIQRIIARCQPPLAPYVYWIAVAVYPAALSAAPAPASANLGEQALLAAAAPAPARAEFDSDFLSGHGPKVDLSAFSNGNPMVAGSYRVDIYVNGSWQGRRDLQFKAGADGVVKACLGMPLLEEIGVDTTQLPAAEPAVPLTGADDCVQIAQRMANGSGRYDSANLRYDLSIPQAFLRREARGYVNPALWDRGINAAFLGYSFNAIDSDVRLPGGRRNRTAYLGLNMGLNVAGWQLRQDANLTWNDAHGNGAHWQRIATYAQRGIPQVRGMLTIGEAFSNGELFDSTGYRGISLASDDRMLPDSLRGYAPVVRGIAETNARVEIRQNEQLIYSASVSPGNFVIEDLYPTGYGGDLEVTVIEADGRQRAFKVPFGSVPQMLRPGVSRYALTAGQVRNERLLDEPWLLQGTYQRGMGNRLTLYAGSALSEGYTSVLYGAGVATPLGAFAADVTHARTRLPAAGSRQGASVRLSYSTLLGDTGTDLTLAAYRYSTRGFYSLQDALYTRDAIDRGVSTLPIGRQRSQLQLTLNQPLGQRLGAVYLTGAVRDFYDLPGTSTQYQLGYNTAWRSLNIGFSALHTEDGQFDRKDTQYLLSVSMPLGRKGRPLSLTTDLGMREHGGYDSSRVGITGSAGVDNNFNYGVALSDSRDGGTSGIANANYQGRYTALNASYGYSSDFRQVSLGASGSLVAHAGGVTLTPQRGDTMVVVQAEGARDARLTNAAGLRIDGRGYAVVPYASPYRLTTVTLDPQDMSREVELESSSQSVAPYAGAISFLRFETRRGRAVLVQVRTVDGQLLPFGAQAKDAQGQPVGMVGQAGRLYLRSEQDHGHLQLAWGEGADQQCGVDYQLPAALATEPMGFIRVEATCR; this is encoded by the coding sequence GTGATTGAGAGCAGATCGGGAGTGACCATCCAGCGCATCATCGCGCGCTGTCAGCCGCCATTGGCGCCGTATGTGTACTGGATCGCAGTGGCGGTGTACCCGGCTGCGCTGTCTGCTGCGCCGGCACCAGCATCGGCAAATCTGGGCGAGCAGGCCTTGCTGGCTGCTGCCGCGCCAGCGCCGGCGCGCGCGGAGTTCGATTCGGATTTTCTCTCCGGTCACGGCCCAAAGGTGGATCTGTCCGCTTTCAGCAATGGCAATCCGATGGTGGCCGGCAGTTATCGCGTGGATATCTACGTCAATGGCAGCTGGCAGGGCCGGCGCGACCTGCAGTTCAAGGCCGGTGCGGATGGTGTTGTCAAGGCCTGTCTGGGGATGCCCTTGCTGGAGGAAATCGGGGTGGACACCACACAGCTGCCAGCTGCAGAACCAGCGGTGCCGCTGACCGGCGCCGATGACTGTGTGCAGATCGCACAGCGCATGGCCAATGGATCCGGCCGGTACGACAGTGCCAATCTGCGCTATGACCTGAGCATCCCGCAGGCCTTTCTACGCCGCGAAGCACGTGGTTACGTGAACCCCGCACTGTGGGACCGCGGTATCAATGCCGCCTTCCTCGGCTACAGTTTCAATGCGATTGACAGCGATGTGCGCTTGCCCGGGGGGCGTCGCAATCGCACGGCATACCTGGGCTTGAACATGGGGTTGAACGTAGCGGGTTGGCAGCTGCGCCAGGATGCGAATCTGACCTGGAACGACGCGCACGGCAATGGCGCACATTGGCAGCGTATCGCCACCTACGCACAGCGCGGCATTCCGCAGGTGCGTGGCATGTTGACCATCGGTGAGGCGTTCAGCAACGGCGAGTTGTTCGACTCGACTGGCTATCGTGGCATCAGCTTGGCCAGCGATGATCGGATGCTGCCTGATTCGCTGCGCGGTTATGCGCCGGTGGTACGCGGCATCGCTGAAACCAACGCACGGGTGGAGATTCGGCAGAATGAGCAGCTCATCTATTCGGCAAGCGTATCGCCGGGCAACTTTGTCATCGAGGATCTGTATCCAACGGGTTATGGCGGCGACCTGGAGGTGACTGTCATCGAGGCGGACGGACGCCAGCGTGCCTTCAAGGTGCCGTTCGGCTCCGTGCCACAGATGCTGCGCCCGGGCGTGTCGCGTTATGCGCTGACAGCGGGGCAGGTGCGCAACGAACGCCTGCTGGATGAGCCTTGGCTGCTGCAGGGCACTTATCAACGCGGTATGGGCAATCGGCTGACGCTGTATGCCGGCAGCGCGTTGAGCGAGGGCTATACCTCCGTACTGTACGGCGCTGGTGTGGCGACGCCGCTGGGTGCATTTGCCGCGGACGTGACGCATGCGCGTACCCGCTTGCCGGCAGCCGGTAGCAGGCAGGGCGCGAGCGTTCGTTTGAGCTACAGCACCTTGTTGGGTGATACCGGCACCGATCTGACGTTGGCTGCCTACCGCTACTCCACCCGTGGGTTCTACAGCCTGCAGGATGCCTTGTATACGCGTGATGCCATTGACCGTGGCGTCAGCACCTTGCCCATTGGACGCCAGCGCAGCCAGCTGCAGTTGACCTTGAACCAGCCATTGGGTCAACGCCTCGGCGCCGTGTACCTGACCGGCGCGGTGCGTGATTTCTATGATCTTCCCGGGACCAGCACGCAGTACCAGCTGGGCTACAACACGGCGTGGCGCTCACTCAACATTGGTTTTTCGGCCCTGCATACCGAGGACGGTCAGTTCGACCGCAAGGACACCCAGTATCTGCTCAGTGTGAGCATGCCGCTGGGCCGCAAGGGGCGCCCATTGTCACTGACGACCGATCTTGGCATGCGCGAGCATGGCGGCTACGACAGCAGCCGCGTCGGCATCACCGGCAGTGCTGGCGTCGACAACAACTTCAACTACGGCGTGGCCTTGTCGGATAGCCGCGATGGCGGCACCAGTGGCATTGCCAACGCCAACTACCAAGGCCGCTATACAGCACTCAATGCTTCCTATGGCTATTCCAGCGACTTCCGCCAGGTCTCGCTGGGAGCGAGCGGTTCACTTGTTGCCCATGCCGGTGGTGTGACCCTGACGCCGCAGCGGGGTGACACCATGGTTGTGGTGCAGGCCGAGGGCGCACGTGATGCACGGCTGACCAATGCGGCGGGTTTGCGCATAGATGGGCGCGGCTACGCGGTTGTGCCGTATGCATCGCCTTACCGGCTTACCACCGTTACGTTGGACCCGCAGGACATGTCGCGGGAGGTTGAGCTGGAAAGCAGCAGTCAATCCGTAGCGCCATATGCGGGGGCAATCAGTTTCCTGCGATTCGAGACCCGCAGGGGGCGTGCTGTGCTGGTGCAGGTGCGCACGGTGGATGGCCAGCTGCTGCCGTTCGGTGCGCAGGCCAAGGATGCGCAGGGCCAACCGGTTGGTATGGTCGGACAGGCAGGGCGGCTGTACCTGCGCAGTGAGCAGGATCACGGTCACCTGCAGCTTGCCTGGGGTGAAGGAGCTGACCAGCAATGCGGAGTTGACTATCAGTTGCCAGCGGCGCTCGCAACGGAACCGATGGGGTTCATCAGGGTGGAGGCGACATGTCGTTGA
- a CDS encoding lipid II flippase MurJ, which produces MFRTTLWLTVVTVAGLALGFGREWLLVDAWGAGARTDGFLVALFLPEAIRMTLAAGLLSSAALPLYQQLDVERRSGWVSTQVASVLLTGVLISLVLAVAAGLWVRLIGPGLAPAAQHTAQSSLLVLSCVIPMLLLHALAAAVGQAQQRFLVAGLGSFLYNLPPVLLLLQQRGASDERSLSWAFVAGAALMLLSVLPLLWRGGWRPWRWNWRRRDAIDLYARLGPLLASAGASQGLVLVERICASFLGEGAITLVNLARKLVNLPLVALMSLNQVVLARMAQLDEDLAARRAALRFGLLLTAAMTIPAAAGMIGSAPSLVEVLLPSGMQHGPLPMLLAWFACVIVFGAWNALLARYAYAIGNTVLPMRYELAGSAVNALALALVPAVTGIAGIAWAALAGCLVTALLFLRRYALLGDPLMRRLPVLAMLALAGAVPLFWLSTGVWLQISAAALYALAWLLLLGSWCLRVARAPTVVPAKLT; this is translated from the coding sequence ATGTTCCGCACCACGCTCTGGTTGACGGTGGTGACGGTAGCCGGGCTTGCGCTCGGCTTCGGCCGCGAGTGGCTGCTGGTTGATGCCTGGGGCGCAGGTGCACGTACCGATGGTTTTCTGGTGGCGCTGTTCCTGCCCGAAGCCATCCGCATGACCTTGGCCGCGGGCCTGTTGTCGTCGGCCGCGCTGCCGCTGTATCAACAGCTGGATGTGGAGCGCCGCAGCGGGTGGGTTTCCACCCAGGTGGCGAGCGTGTTGTTGACCGGTGTGCTGATCAGCCTGGTACTGGCAGTGGCTGCAGGCCTGTGGGTCAGGTTGATCGGTCCGGGGCTGGCGCCTGCGGCGCAGCACACTGCGCAATCCAGTCTGCTGGTGCTGTCCTGCGTGATACCGATGCTGCTGCTGCATGCATTGGCAGCGGCGGTGGGCCAGGCCCAGCAACGTTTTCTGGTGGCCGGTCTCGGCTCGTTTCTCTACAACCTGCCGCCGGTGCTGTTGTTGCTGCAGCAACGTGGGGCAAGCGATGAGCGCAGCCTGTCGTGGGCATTCGTTGCTGGTGCCGCACTGATGCTGTTGTCGGTGTTGCCACTGCTGTGGCGTGGTGGCTGGCGGCCGTGGCGCTGGAATTGGCGGCGGCGCGACGCTATCGATCTGTATGCCCGGCTGGGGCCACTGCTTGCCAGCGCCGGTGCCAGCCAGGGGCTCGTGCTTGTGGAGCGCATCTGCGCTTCTTTCCTCGGCGAAGGTGCCATCACCCTGGTCAACCTGGCGCGCAAGCTGGTCAACCTGCCTTTGGTCGCACTGATGAGTCTCAACCAGGTTGTGTTGGCGCGCATGGCGCAGTTGGATGAAGACCTCGCCGCGCGGCGCGCTGCTTTGCGCTTTGGTCTGCTGCTGACGGCGGCAATGACCATTCCTGCTGCAGCCGGCATGATTGGCAGTGCGCCGTCACTGGTCGAAGTTCTGCTGCCTTCCGGCATGCAGCACGGGCCGTTGCCGATGTTGCTGGCGTGGTTTGCATGCGTGATTGTTTTCGGCGCATGGAATGCCTTGCTCGCGCGTTACGCCTACGCCATCGGTAACACGGTCTTGCCGATGCGCTATGAGTTGGCGGGCAGCGCGGTCAACGCCTTGGCACTGGCGTTGGTGCCGGCAGTGACGGGCATTGCCGGTATTGCCTGGGCTGCGTTGGCCGGATGTCTGGTGACTGCCCTGCTGTTCCTGCGGCGCTACGCGCTGCTGGGTGATCCATTGATGCGGCGATTGCCGGTACTGGCGATGCTGGCGTTGGCCGGGGCGGTGCCGCTGTTCTGGCTTTCAACGGGAGTGTGGCTGCAGATTTCCGCCGCTGCGCTGTACGCGCTGGCATGGCTGCTGTTGCTGGGAAGTTGGTGCCTACGCGTCGCGCGTGCGCCGACGGTTGTTCCGGCGAAGTTGACTTGA